The genomic segment CTTGACGTTGCCCATACCTCCGTGAGCCTCCGGGAGGACGTGGCCCGGTTCGGGGTGAGCCCGGAGATCATCGGCCGGCGGTTCAACGGACGCGGGGAGCCCATCGACGGGCTGCCTCCCATCATCCCGGAGAAGCGGCTGCCCATCATCGGTTCCCCCATCAATCCCGCGGCACGGCAGCGGCCCCAGGAGTTCATCCAGACGGGGATCAGCAGCATCGACGGTCTCAACACCCTGGTGCGCGGACAGAAGCTTCCCATCTTCTCCGGCGCGGGATTGCCGCACAACGAGCTGGCGGCCCAGATCGCCCGGCAGGCCAAGGTGCTGGGGGAGGAGGAGGAGTTCGCGGTGGTGTTCGCGGCCATGGGGATCACCCAGCGGGAGGCCGCCTTCTTCATCGAGCAGTTCGAGGCCACCGGGGCGCTGGCCCGCAGCGTGGTGTTCCTGAACCTAGCGGACGATCCCACCATCGAGCGCCTCATGACCCCACGTCTCGCGCTCACCACCGCGGAGTATCTCGCCTTCGAACTCGACAAGCACGTGCTCGTGATCCTCACGGACATGACGAACTACTGCGAATCCCTCCGGGAGATCGGGGCCGCGCGGGAGGAGATCCCCGGACGGCGGGGATACCCCGGGTACATGTACACGGACCTTGCCACCATCTACGAACGCGCGGGCCGCATTCAGGGCCGCAAGGGATCCGTGACCCAGATCCCCATCCTCACCATGCCGGACGATGACATCACGCACCCCATTCCGGACCTCACGGGATACATCACGGAGGGCCAGATCGTCCTCAGCCGGGCCCTGCATCGTCAGGGCATCTACCCGCCCATCAACCCGCTGCCGAGCCTCTCGCGGCTGATGAACGATGGCATCGGTCCCGGCCGGACCCGGGAGGACCACGCGGGGCTCAAGGACCAGCTCTTCTCCGCGTACGCCAACGGCGTGGACCTGCGGCGCCTGGTGGCCATCATCGGGGAGGAGGCCCTCACGGAGCGGGACCGCCTCTACCTGCGGTTCGCGGAGGCCTTCGAGCGGGAGTTCCTCAACCAGGGCAACACCGAACGCTCCATCACGGAGACACTCAACCTGGGCTGGAAGCTCCTCTCCATGTTCCCGCGGGAGGAGCTGAAACGGGTGAAGCAGGATCACGTGGAGAAGTACTACTTCGGAGAAGTGATCCGGCAGCTGTGGGAGGAGGAGGAACGGCTGTAGCGTGGCGCCTTCCGAGGCGCCGGACCTGAACGGGAGGAGCGTGGGAGATGCCGGAACTCGTAAGCCCTACCCGGATGAACCTCCTGCAGCGCAAGAACCAGCTGCGGGTGGCGCTGCAGGGAGTGGATCTCCTCAAGCGCAAGCGGGATGCATTGGTGGCGGAGTTCTTCCAGGTGGTCCGACAGGCCCTGGAGGCCCGGGATCGCCTGAACGCCGCGTGCGAGAGGGCGTACATCATCCTGAGCCTGGCAAAGGCGGTGGAAGGACGTCAGGCCCTGGAGGCGGCGGCCCTGGTGGAGCGGCGTCCGGTGCTGGTGGACATCGAGATCCGGAACATCTGGGGCATCAAGGTGCCGGAGGTCCGGGTACAGCGGATTCGCCGATCCTTCCTGGAGCGGGGACTCAGCCCCACCGCGGTGAGCATGCGGACCCTGGAGAGCACGGAGGCCTTCGAGCGGGTCCTGGACGCCATTCTGGAGGTGGCCAGCACCGAGCTGCGGCTGCGCAAGATCGGGGAGGAGATCAAGAAGACCACCCGCCGGGTGAACGCCCTGGAGCAGGTGGTGATCCCCCGGATCCGGGCCGAGATCCGGTACATCAACGACGTCCTGGAGCAGCGGGCCCGGGAGGACGTCTTCCGGCTCAAGCGCATCAAGAAGAAGCTGGAATCCAGGCAGGGTTGAACGGACCTCCTGCGGGACGAGGACAGACGGACGTATACTAGGGTTGTGCGTGCGTCCGGGAGGAGTCTCCAAGCCGTCCTGGGGGTCGTCCTGCTGGCCGTGGGGTTCCTGGTCACCTGGCAGCTGCGGGCAGAGTATGCCATCCGGCAGCGACTCCGGATCCCCTCCCAGCGGCTGGAGGAGCTCGGGTTCCTCCTCCAGGAACAGGCGCGCCACCGGGAACGGCTGGAATCGGAGATCGCCCAGCTGCGCAAGCAGCTGGAGCGCTACGCGGACGCCGCGTCCAGGGAACGGGCCGTGCTGGCGGCCATGCGCCAACGGCTTGTGGAACTCCAAGCCCTGAGCGGGGTCCGGGCGGTCCGCGGTCCTGGGGTGGTGGTGGAGGTGCGGGACAGCGCCCGCGCCCTCCAGCCCGGAGACGACCCGAACCTCACCCTCATCCACTACACGGACCTCCACGCGATCATGGCGACCCTCTGGGCGGCGGGGGCGGAGGCGATGGCCCTGAACGGCGAGCGGGTGGCCCCCACCACCGGGCTGAGCTGCGTGGGCACCACCATCCTGTGCAACACGAAGCGGATCGCCCCCCCCTACGTCATCGCGGCCATCGGAGATCCCGATCGGCTCCTCAGCGCCCTGCGGGCACCTGACAGCCCGCTCGGGTTGTTGCTGGCCTTCGAGTTTCCGGTGACGGTGCGCCGGGTGAACCAGCTGGAGCTGCCGGCCTACCGGGGGAGCTTCCAGTTCCGGTTCGCGAAGCCGGAGGCGGAGGGGGGGCGATGAGGATGTGGGTTCCGCTGATCGGCCTGCTGCTGGGGGTGCTCCTGGGGCTGGCGCTCCGGGTGGAGATCCCCCTGGGGTTCGTGAAGTACACGGCCATCGCGGTCCTGGCGGCCCTGGACACCCTCCTGGGAGGGTTTCGGGCGCAGCTGGAAGGGCGGTTTGATCTGGTGGTGTTCACCAGCGGGTTCCTGGTGAACGCCTCGGTCGCCGCCCTCCTGGCAGCCATCGGGGACCTGCTGGGCGTGGACATCTACCTGGGGGCCGTGATCGTGTTCAGCATGAGGATCCTGCAGAACGTGAGCCTGATCCGGCGGGATCTGCTGCGGCCCTTCGTGCGGGAGGGCCCGCCCTGGACCCCCGGAGGCCCGCAGTGGGTTCCTCAAGATCCGGAGCGACGACCCGAATCGGGATAGGAGGTGACCACCATGGTTCGCGTGGGGATCAACGGGTTCGGGCGGATCGGGCGCCAGGCCCTGAAGGCCATGCTCCAGCGGGCGGCGGACGTGCTGGAAGTGGTGGCCATCAACGACCTCGTAGACGCGGAGATGAACGCGTATCTCTTCAAGTACGACTCCAACTACGGCGTCTATCCCGGCACCGTGGCCGTCCGCAACGGGAACCTGGTGATCGACGGGCGGGAGATCCGGGTTTTCCGGGAGCGGGAACCCGGTGCCATCCCCTGGCGGGAGGTGGGGGTGGAGCTCGTCCTGGAGAGCACGGGACTGTTTACGGACGCGAAGCGGGCCGCGGCCCACCTGGAGGCGGGTGCCAGGCGGGTGATCATCTCCGCCCCTGCCAAGAACGAGGACATCACCATCGTGCTGGGCGTGAACGAGGACCGTTACGATCCTGCTCGGCACCGCATCGTTTCCAACGCTTCCTGCACCACGAACGGGCTTGCCCCCGTGGCCCGGGTGCTGCACGAGGAGTTCGGCATCGAGAAGGGAATCCTCACCACCGTGCACGCGTACACAAACACCCAGCGCCTTCTGGACGTGGCCGCCCGGGAGATGCGGGACGCCCGGGCCGCGGCCCTGAACATCGTGCCCAGCGAGACCGGCGCGGCCCGCGCCGTGGGGCTCGTGATCCCCGATCTCCAAGGGAAATTCACGGGGATGGCCTTCCGTGTGCCCACGAGCACCGTCTCCGTCATCGACTTCACCGTCCTGCTGCGACGGGATGTGACCCGGGAGGAGATCAACGCGGTCATGAAGCGCTGGAGCGAGGAGCGCATGCCGGAGATCTTGGGCTACACGGAGGAGCCCCTGGTCAGCAGCGATCTCAAGGGAGACCCCCGTTCCTCCATCTTCAGCGCCCCCGACACCCTGGTGGTGGGCGGGAACCTCGCGAAGGTGGTGTCCTGGTACGACAACGAATGGGGCTATGCCTGCCGGTGCGCGGATCTGGCGAAGCTCATGGCGGAGCGGGGGATCTAGTGCGGAAGAAGACGGTCCGGGACATCGAGGTCCGCGGAAAACGGGTGCTCGTGCGGGTGGACTTCAACGTCCCCCTGGAGGAAGGCCGGATCACGGATGATCGCCGGATCCGGGAGTCCCTTCCTACCCTCCGGTACCTTCTCGACCAAGGAGCCACCGTGATCCTGGCCTCGCACCTGGGTCGGCCAGGCGGGAAAGCGATTCCCTCCCTGCGTCTGCGTCCGGTGGGGGAGCGGTTGAAGGAGCTCCTGGACCGGGAGGTGCGGGTGCTGGAGGACTGCGTGGGACCTGAGGTGGAAGAGGCGGTCCGGAACGCGCCACCCGGCAGCGTCCTCCTCCTGGAGAACCTCCGGTTCCACCCGGAGGAGGAGGCGAACGACCCGGAGTTCGCCCGGTCCCTCGCGGGTCTTGCGGAGGTATTCGTGCTGGACGCCTTTGGAACCGCCCACCGGGCCCACGCCTCCACCGTGGGGGTGGCCCGGTACCTCCCGGCCGTGGCCGGGTTGTTGCTGGAGAAGGAGCTCCGCTACCTCGGGCAAGTCCTGGAAGCCCCGGAGCGGCCCTTCGTGGCCGTCCTGGGGGGCAAGAAGGTCTCGGACAAAATCGGCGTCATCCGGAATCTGCTCGCCCGTGCGGATGCGCTCCTCATCGGAGGCGCCATGGCCTACACGTTCCTCCGCGCGCAAGGGTATGCCACAGGTGCCTCCCTCGTGGAGGAGGAAAAGCTTTCCCTGGCCCGCGAACTCCTGGAGGAGGCCCGACGGGAACGCGTAGCCTTCCTGCTTCCCACGGATGTGGTGGTGGCGGACCGGATTTCGGAGGACGCGCGGGTGAAGGTGGTCCCCGTGCAGGAGATCCCCGAAGGGTGGATCGGGGTGGACATCGGACCCCAGACGGCTCGACGCTTCGCGGAGGAGATCCGCCAAGCCCGTACCGTGGTGTGGAACGGGCCCATGGGGGTGTTCGAAATCTCCCCCTTCGCCGCGGGCACCCGGGCGGTCGCGGAAGCGGTGGCCACCTGCCCGGGGACCACCGTGGTGGGCGGCGGGGACACCGCGGCCGCCCTGGAGCGGTTCGGACTCGCGGACCGGGTCGATCATGTGAGCACGGGCGGCGGCGCCTCCCTGGAGTTCCTGGAGGGGCGAGAACTTCCGGGCGTCACCGCTCTCCTGGACCCATGAGCCGGACACCGCTCATCGCCGCGAACTGGAAGATGTACAAGACCCGCCAGGAGGCGGTCAAGTTCCTGAAGGCTGCGCTCCCGGATCTCGCGGCCGTGGAAGGTGTGGAGGTGGCCATCTGCCCGCCCTTCACGGCCCTGGAGACCGTGGGGCGCCTGCTCGCGGGAACGCCCGTGCGGCTGGGCGCTCAGAACCTACACTGGGAGCGACAGGGCGCCTTCACGGGCGAGATCTCCCCCCTCATGCTCGCGGAGCTGGGCTGCACCTACGTGATCGTGGGACACTCCGAGAGGCGCCGGTGGTTCGGGGAGACGGACGAGCGGGTTCGGCGGAAGGTGCGGGCGGCCTTCGACGCGGGACTCGTGCCCATCCTGTGCGTGGGGGAGACGTTGGAGGAACGGCAAGCAGGCCAGACGGAGTCCCGGGTGCTGGAGCAGGTGACGGAGGCCGTGGCGGACCTCTCATCGGAGGAGGCCGGGAAGCTGGTGCTGGCCTACGAGCCCGTGTGGGCCATCGGAACCGGACATGCGGCCACGGGGGAGGAGGCGAACCGGGTCATCGGGATCCTCCGGGGGTATCTTGAACGCCGTTTCGGGGAGGCTGCCCGGTGGATCCGGATTCAGTACGGAGGCAGCGTGCGGGCGAGCAACGCCGCGGAATTCCTGGCCCAACCGGAGGTGGACGGAGCGCTCGTAGGAGGCGCGAGCCTGGACCCCGCGGAGTTCGTGGGGATCGTGCGGGCGGCGTCCTCGCCCCGTCCCGGACAGGGGCTTCTCTAGGGCCGGAAACATCTGCTAGGATGGTGGGTGGATTTGGAACCATGCACACCGCGATCCTGATCCTGCACTTCCTCTTGGCGGCCCTAGCCGTGGGGCTTGTGCTCCTGCAGGGTCCCAAGGGGGAGGGACTGGGGGCCATCGGCGGGAGCGCCCGGTTGTTCCACGGCCCCAAACCCCGGGAGACCTTCTTCACCCGCACCACGGCCATCGTCTCGGTCCTATTCGCCCTGAGCTCCGTCTACCTTGCCTTCGTCCGGTAGGCTATAATGGAAGTTGGCCCACTGCGTGCCCGGATGGCGGAACTGGCAGACGCGCACGTTTGAGGGGCGTGTGGGGAAACCCGTGGGGGTTCGAATCCCCCTCCGGGCACCAATGGTCCTCCGATCCGGCGTGGCTTCTCCCGTGTGTGCCGCGCCCGCTCCGGGCGACGGTACAATGGGGACGTGAGCCGACCTCTGGAGGGGGGATGGGGATGAGCGTGCTCGCGGAGCTGAAGTGCACCGCCTGCCGGGGGGATGAGCCCCCTCTCACGGACGCGCAGATCGCGGAACTCCACCCCCAGGTTCCTGATTGGCACGTGGTGGAGCGGGAGGGGGTGAAGCGGCTGGAGCGCACCTTTAAGTTTCGCGACTTCCGGGAGGCCCTGGCGTTCGCCAACCGGGTGGGGGAGCTCGCGGAGGAGGAGGGACACCACCCTGCCCTCCTGGTGGAGTGGGGCCGGGTCACCGTGAGCTGGTGGACCCACAAGATCCGGGGGCTACACCGCAACGACTTCATCATGGCCGCGAAGACGGACGCCGCGTACCGGGAGAGGGAGACCTGACGTCCCCGGAAGTCCCACAGACCCGGCCACAGGAGCAGGGGATGTGGCACCAGTTCACGGCGTTGAACGCCGGGTATGTGGCTGAGCTCTACGAGCGGTACCGACGGGATCCGACCTCCGTGGACGCACGGACCCGGGCGTTCTTCGAACGGTTTCCGGCCAGCCCGGACAAGGTATTCCCTGCCCTGGAGGTCCGGGTCCTTGTAGGCGCCATCGGCCTCGCGCAGGCCGTCCGGGAGTACGGACACCTGGCGGCGCGTCTGGATCCCCTAGGAACGCCTCCCCCGGGAGACCCTTCCCTGACTCCCGGGTTCTGGGGGATCACGGAAGAGGACCTCCGGGGCCTCCCCCCCGACCTCGTGGGGGGGCCGGTGGCCGGACGGGCCCGCGATGCCTTGGAGGCCCTTGAGCATCTGCGGGCCATCTACTCGGGGACCGCGGGCTACGAGTTCGAACACCTGCGGGTGGCCGAGGAACGGGTCTGGCTTCGGGAAGCGGTGGAGGGCGGCTGGTTCCGGCCTCCCCAAGATTCCCTCGATGAGGTGGCGCTCCTGCGGCGCCTCACGGAAGTGGAGACCTTCGAGCGGTTCCTGCACCGTGCCTTTCCCGGGAAGACCCGCTTCTCCCTGGAGGGGCTCGACATCCTGGTGCCCATGCTGGATGAGGTGATCGCGCGGGCCGCACAGGGAGGCGTGCGCACCGTTCTCCTGGGGATGGCGCACCGCGGCCGGCTCAACGTGCTCGCCCACGTCCTGGGGAAGCCCTACCGCGCGATCCTCGCGGAGTTCAAGGATCCGGTCCGCGGCTCCGCCTTCCGGGACGACCTCGGGTGGACCGGGGACGTGACCTACCACAAGGGTGCCCGGCGCATCGCCCCGGGGGCCGCCGTCCTCCTGGCGCCCAATCCCAGCCACCTGGAGGCGATCACGCCGGTGATCGAGGGGATGGCCCGGGCCGCGGGAACCCGTGCGGGCCGTGCCGGGGCCCCGGCGTTTGATCCGGA from the Armatimonadota bacterium genome contains:
- a CDS encoding V-type ATP synthase subunit B, producing MELATKRYQSISYISGPLLFVEGARDLAYGAIVNIHLPDGRVRGGQVIEVSEQHAVIQVFEETTGLDVAHTSVSLREDVARFGVSPEIIGRRFNGRGEPIDGLPPIIPEKRLPIIGSPINPAARQRPQEFIQTGISSIDGLNTLVRGQKLPIFSGAGLPHNELAAQIARQAKVLGEEEEFAVVFAAMGITQREAAFFIEQFEATGALARSVVFLNLADDPTIERLMTPRLALTTAEYLAFELDKHVLVILTDMTNYCESLREIGAAREEIPGRRGYPGYMYTDLATIYERAGRIQGRKGSVTQIPILTMPDDDITHPIPDLTGYITEGQIVLSRALHRQGIYPPINPLPSLSRLMNDGIGPGRTREDHAGLKDQLFSAYANGVDLRRLVAIIGEEALTERDRLYLRFAEAFEREFLNQGNTERSITETLNLGWKLLSMFPREELKRVKQDHVEKYYFGEVIRQLWEEEERL
- a CDS encoding V-type ATP synthase subunit D, which translates into the protein MPELVSPTRMNLLQRKNQLRVALQGVDLLKRKRDALVAEFFQVVRQALEARDRLNAACERAYIILSLAKAVEGRQALEAAALVERRPVLVDIEIRNIWGIKVPEVRVQRIRRSFLERGLSPTAVSMRTLESTEAFERVLDAILEVASTELRLRKIGEEIKKTTRRVNALEQVVIPRIRAEIRYINDVLEQRAREDVFRLKRIKKKLESRQG
- a CDS encoding DUF881 domain-containing protein — protein: MRASGRSLQAVLGVVLLAVGFLVTWQLRAEYAIRQRLRIPSQRLEELGFLLQEQARHRERLESEIAQLRKQLERYADAASRERAVLAAMRQRLVELQALSGVRAVRGPGVVVEVRDSARALQPGDDPNLTLIHYTDLHAIMATLWAAGAEAMALNGERVAPTTGLSCVGTTILCNTKRIAPPYVIAAIGDPDRLLSALRAPDSPLGLLLAFEFPVTVRRVNQLELPAYRGSFQFRFAKPEAEGGR
- a CDS encoding small basic family protein yields the protein MRMWVPLIGLLLGVLLGLALRVEIPLGFVKYTAIAVLAALDTLLGGFRAQLEGRFDLVVFTSGFLVNASVAALLAAIGDLLGVDIYLGAVIVFSMRILQNVSLIRRDLLRPFVREGPPWTPGGPQWVPQDPERRPESG
- the gap gene encoding type I glyceraldehyde-3-phosphate dehydrogenase, with the translated sequence MVRVGINGFGRIGRQALKAMLQRAADVLEVVAINDLVDAEMNAYLFKYDSNYGVYPGTVAVRNGNLVIDGREIRVFREREPGAIPWREVGVELVLESTGLFTDAKRAAAHLEAGARRVIISAPAKNEDITIVLGVNEDRYDPARHRIVSNASCTTNGLAPVARVLHEEFGIEKGILTTVHAYTNTQRLLDVAAREMRDARAAALNIVPSETGAARAVGLVIPDLQGKFTGMAFRVPTSTVSVIDFTVLLRRDVTREEINAVMKRWSEERMPEILGYTEEPLVSSDLKGDPRSSIFSAPDTLVVGGNLAKVVSWYDNEWGYACRCADLAKLMAERGI
- a CDS encoding phosphoglycerate kinase, with the translated sequence MRKKTVRDIEVRGKRVLVRVDFNVPLEEGRITDDRRIRESLPTLRYLLDQGATVILASHLGRPGGKAIPSLRLRPVGERLKELLDREVRVLEDCVGPEVEEAVRNAPPGSVLLLENLRFHPEEEANDPEFARSLAGLAEVFVLDAFGTAHRAHASTVGVARYLPAVAGLLLEKELRYLGQVLEAPERPFVAVLGGKKVSDKIGVIRNLLARADALLIGGAMAYTFLRAQGYATGASLVEEEKLSLARELLEEARRERVAFLLPTDVVVADRISEDARVKVVPVQEIPEGWIGVDIGPQTARRFAEEIRQARTVVWNGPMGVFEISPFAAGTRAVAEAVATCPGTTVVGGGDTAAALERFGLADRVDHVSTGGGASLEFLEGRELPGVTALLDP
- the tpiA gene encoding triose-phosphate isomerase; the protein is MSRTPLIAANWKMYKTRQEAVKFLKAALPDLAAVEGVEVAICPPFTALETVGRLLAGTPVRLGAQNLHWERQGAFTGEISPLMLAELGCTYVIVGHSERRRWFGETDERVRRKVRAAFDAGLVPILCVGETLEERQAGQTESRVLEQVTEAVADLSSEEAGKLVLAYEPVWAIGTGHAATGEEANRVIGILRGYLERRFGEAARWIRIQYGGSVRASNAAEFLAQPEVDGALVGGASLDPAEFVGIVRAASSPRPGQGLL
- the secG gene encoding preprotein translocase subunit SecG; the protein is MHTAILILHFLLAALAVGLVLLQGPKGEGLGAIGGSARLFHGPKPRETFFTRTTAIVSVLFALSSVYLAFVR
- a CDS encoding 4a-hydroxytetrahydrobiopterin dehydratase, whose product is MSVLAELKCTACRGDEPPLTDAQIAELHPQVPDWHVVEREGVKRLERTFKFRDFREALAFANRVGELAEEEGHHPALLVEWGRVTVSWWTHKIRGLHRNDFIMAAKTDAAYRERET